A region from the Spiroplasma taiwanense CT-1 genome encodes:
- a CDS encoding GNAT family N-acetyltransferase yields the protein MKNKGKKMYLRKATIQDFKKVIELLNKSINLLKSENIDQWQDNMPNEDTFKEDIEKQRLYVLVFDGQVVGMATIHEEIEESYENLNSGKWINDDRYATIHRFSVDTDFSGKKFGNFLFACLISVAVSKGFKTIKIDTHKDNLRMQYLIQKNDFKYCGNFYIDGVNDEKNFRLAYQWVI from the coding sequence ATGAAAAATAAAGGAAAAAAAATGTATTTAAGAAAAGCAACAATTCAAGATTTTAAAAAAGTTATTGAATTATTAAATAAATCTATAAATTTATTAAAAAGTGAAAATATTGATCAATGACAAGATAATATGCCAAATGAGGATACTTTTAAAGAAGATATTGAAAAACAAAGATTATACGTTTTAGTTTTTGATGGTCAAGTTGTTGGTATGGCAACAATTCATGAAGAAATTGAAGAGAGTTATGAAAATTTAAATTCTGGTAAGTGAATTAATGATGATAGATATGCAACAATTCATAGATTTTCAGTTGATACTGATTTTTCTGGTAAAAAATTTGGGAACTTTTTATTTGCATGTTTAATTTCAGTGGCAGTAAGTAAAGGTTTTAAAACTATAAAAATAGATACACATAAAGATAATTTAAGAATGCAGTATTTGATTCAAAAAAATGATTTTAAATATTGTGGTAATTTTTATATTGATGGAGTAAATGATGAAAAAAATTTTAGATTAGCTTATCAATGAGTAATTTAA
- the greA gene encoding transcription elongation factor GreA encodes MTDKDIILTAEGLQELKDELTHLINVIRPQVIEELVEARAQGDLSENADYDAARNRQAEVEARIKEVEAMLSKAKLIEDNKSKTKEVKIGSQVTFTSHKSKNDMTIKIVGAIEADPFENKISNESPLAKAMMGKIEGDSVEVRELKEPYKITLKEIK; translated from the coding sequence ATGACAGATAAAGATATTATTTTAACAGCAGAAGGTCTTCAAGAACTAAAAGATGAACTTACTCATTTAATTAATGTTATTCGTCCACAAGTTATTGAAGAACTTGTTGAGGCAAGAGCACAAGGTGATTTGTCGGAAAATGCAGATTATGATGCAGCAAGAAATAGGCAAGCAGAAGTTGAGGCAAGAATTAAAGAAGTAGAAGCAATGCTTTCAAAAGCAAAATTAATTGAAGATAATAAATCAAAAACTAAAGAAGTTAAAATAGGTAGTCAAGTTACTTTTACTAGTCACAAATCTAAAAATGATATGACAATTAAAATAGTTGGTGCTATTGAAGCAGACCCGTTTGAAAATAAGATTTCTAATGAATCACCATTGGCAAAAGCAATGATGGGAAAAATTGAGGGTGACTCAGTAGAAGTTAGAGAATTAAAAGAACCTTATAAAATAACACTTAAAGAAATTAAGTAG
- the rsmI gene encoding 16S rRNA (cytidine(1402)-2'-O)-methyltransferase has product MKIQKTFRNQLSTIYLVGTPIGNLEDVSTRVIKTLNESDVIYCEDTRVSLKLFEKLNIKKKLKSLHKFNELLMVNEILNDIKIYNKISIISDAGVPCISDPGALVISKILNSNVDLNITSINCGPAYIHAIVSSGFVASQNLFLGFLDKKNIQKNLVNYLNNFKNSNILITFYESVHRIESSLNLLSTILEDDTNIVIAKELTKINEEYIRGEIIDVCKYISSTKFTKKGEFCIIINPNYKLKNEIEIDMKKIIFEVNKLILEKYSKKDAIKIISKKYSINKNELTKIFYK; this is encoded by the coding sequence ATGAAAATACAAAAAACTTTTAGAAATCAATTATCAACAATTTATTTGGTAGGAACTCCAATTGGTAATTTAGAGGATGTTTCAACAAGAGTGATTAAAACTTTAAACGAATCTGATGTTATTTATTGTGAAGATACCCGTGTAAGTTTAAAACTTTTTGAGAAACTTAATATTAAGAAAAAACTTAAATCCTTGCATAAATTTAATGAATTATTAATGGTAAATGAAATTTTAAATGATATTAAAATATATAATAAAATTTCAATAATTAGTGATGCAGGCGTGCCTTGCATTTCAGATCCGGGGGCTTTAGTTATTTCAAAAATATTAAATTCTAATGTTGATTTAAATATAACTTCAATTAATTGTGGTCCAGCATATATTCATGCTATTGTTTCATCTGGTTTTGTTGCCTCACAAAATTTATTTTTAGGCTTTTTAGATAAAAAAAATATTCAAAAAAACTTAGTAAATTACTTGAATAATTTTAAAAATTCCAATATTTTAATAACTTTTTATGAATCAGTTCATAGAATTGAATCTTCTTTAAATTTATTATCAACAATTCTTGAAGATGATACAAATATTGTTATTGCAAAGGAATTGACAAAAATTAATGAAGAGTACATAAGAGGAGAAATTATTGACGTTTGCAAATATATTTCAAGTACAAAATTTACTAAAAAGGGAGAATTTTGCATTATTATTAATCCAAATTATAAATTAAAAAATGAAATTGAGATTGATATGAAAAAAATTATTTTTGAAGTAAATAAATTAATTTTGGAGAAATATAGTAAAAAAGATGCAATTAAAATTATTTCAAAAAAATATAGTATTAATAAAAATGAATTAACAAAAATTTTTTATAAATAA
- a CDS encoding ribosomal-processing cysteine protease Prp, translating into MAKIFKTNNEIISFNISGHAESNKFGEDLVCAAVTGIINGALNALDLKFGNNLELIVKKNEIVINVKENNNLIQELLEFLMIQLETISIQYPKNFKIEGMI; encoded by the coding sequence TTGGCTAAAATTTTTAAAACTAATAATGAAATAATATCATTTAATATTAGTGGTCATGCAGAAAGCAATAAATTTGGTGAAGATTTAGTTTGTGCTGCGGTCACTGGTATAATTAATGGTGCATTAAATGCTTTAGATTTAAAATTTGGTAATAATTTAGAATTAATTGTTAAAAAAAATGAAATTGTTATTAATGTTAAGGAAAATAATAACTTAATTCAAGAATTATTGGAATTTCTAATGATTCAATTAGAAACAATTTCTATTCAATATCCAAAAAATTTTAAAATAGAAGGGATGATTTAA
- the rpmA gene encoding 50S ribosomal protein L27, producing MRFLLGLQYFASKKGVGSTRNGRDSESKRLGAKKADGQFANAGSIIFRQRGTKIHPGANVGRGGDDTLFALVSGIVKYQKFGKNRTRAVVIPQEAK from the coding sequence ATGCGTTTTTTATTAGGCTTACAGTATTTTGCTTCTAAAAAAGGAGTAGGTTCAACAAGAAATGGACGTGACTCTGAATCAAAACGTTTAGGAGCTAAAAAAGCTGATGGACAATTTGCAAATGCTGGTTCAATTATTTTTAGACAAAGAGGAACAAAAATCCATCCAGGGGCAAATGTTGGTCGTGGTGGAGATGATACACTTTTTGCTTTAGTATCAGGTATTGTAAAATACCAAAAATTTGGTAAAAATAGAACTAGAGCTGTTGTAATTCCACAAGAAGCTAAATAA
- a CDS encoding J domain-containing protein, protein MFIYVSLGLLLLVALIVTIVMIFKSKKTEANKLKQQLYNFKKIFQNQENKKIKLKKFEYIEVFNKFPFLSNFSETSIRLENKNIKEILLRMQGNFYNYWANTEYDFFLLFEKISNEAKVPLNQEEILKIYNVFAQESFEIFKKTFISEVMPALICKSQNKVYKSFNENEINNFVDSQFLFFCKEIDNLFKKIEEDIIFEDNKKSSSNNQYFKKETNLSINNAYKILGLKPSDSDEKVKKTYRKLAKEFHPDRNKNESAKKKMAEINDAYDKVISDRTKNRKG, encoded by the coding sequence ATGTTTATATATGTTTCTTTAGGATTATTACTATTAGTTGCATTAATAGTAACTATTGTTATGATCTTTAAATCAAAAAAAACTGAGGCAAATAAATTAAAACAACAACTTTATAATTTCAAAAAAATTTTTCAAAATCAGGAAAATAAAAAAATTAAATTGAAAAAATTTGAATATATTGAAGTTTTTAATAAATTTCCATTTTTGTCAAATTTTTCCGAAACAAGTATTAGATTAGAAAATAAAAATATTAAAGAAATATTATTAAGAATGCAAGGAAATTTCTATAATTATTGAGCAAATACCGAATATGATTTTTTTTTACTTTTTGAAAAAATTTCAAATGAAGCAAAAGTGCCTCTAAATCAAGAAGAAATTTTAAAAATTTACAATGTTTTTGCACAAGAGAGTTTTGAAATATTTAAAAAAACTTTTATTAGTGAGGTAATGCCAGCTTTAATTTGTAAAAGTCAAAATAAAGTTTATAAATCTTTTAATGAAAATGAAATTAACAATTTTGTTGATAGTCAATTTTTATTTTTTTGCAAAGAAATTGATAATCTATTTAAAAAAATAGAAGAAGATATAATTTTTGAGGATAATAAAAAAAGTAGTTCAAATAATCAATATTTTAAAAAAGAAACTAATTTATCAATTAATAATGCATACAAAATACTTGGCTTAAAACCATCTGATTCAGATGAAAAAGTTAAAAAAACTTATAGAAAATTAGCAAAAGAATTTCACCCCGATAGAAATAAAAATGAATCTGCAAAAAAGAAAATGGCAGAAATTAATGATGCTTATGATAAAGTTATCAGTGATAGAACAAAAAATAGAAAAGGATAA
- a CDS encoding Sapep family Mn(2+)-dependent dipeptidase, whose translation MNIDKEKLLGEYFNNVLIETKKLIAIPSYRKDLTKGAPVDKDIRNALKHCINLCKSFGWKTFTAPDYRYGYADYGYGEKLFGIICHLDVVPAGNLDEWNTNPFEPVEIEGKLFGRGSFDDKGPTMVNLFAFKYLIDNGFEPDYKIRFIFGTSEETNWECMEAYVANEQLCDLGYVPDGHFPVVYAEKWIVDMDLIGEFNSEFTITGGEVYNAVNDLVKYEGPKINEIQNFLKSNNIQTYIEKESLFVKGISAHGSLPFKGVAASSWLLKAINEVGINHPLALFISKYFHLNYDMSDIFGDLTDETGSLTTCNGIINVSKKDFRFTLNFRVPCTKDPQKDIMDVLNNSVKNYNLKTKLISIEDRVYFPKDSDVVKNIMQVYREVTGDNNAEPIAIGGGTFAKSMPNMIAFGAEFDLNESTMHAYNEYVKIDDLKKMMEIYAKSLIKLTKF comes from the coding sequence ATGAATATAGATAAAGAAAAATTATTAGGAGAATATTTTAACAATGTATTAATAGAAACAAAAAAATTAATAGCAATACCTTCATATAGAAAGGATTTAACAAAGGGAGCTCCAGTTGATAAAGATATTAGAAATGCGTTAAAACATTGCATTAATTTATGTAAAAGTTTTGGTTGAAAGACTTTTACAGCACCAGATTATAGATATGGTTATGCAGATTATGGTTATGGTGAAAAATTATTTGGAATAATTTGTCATTTAGATGTTGTACCTGCAGGAAATTTAGATGAATGAAATACAAACCCATTTGAACCAGTTGAAATTGAAGGAAAATTATTTGGTAGAGGTTCTTTTGATGATAAAGGGCCAACCATGGTTAATTTATTTGCATTTAAATATTTAATTGATAATGGTTTTGAGCCTGATTATAAAATTAGGTTTATTTTTGGTACAAGTGAAGAAACTAATTGAGAATGCATGGAAGCATATGTTGCAAATGAACAATTATGTGATTTAGGATATGTACCTGATGGTCATTTTCCTGTTGTTTATGCAGAAAAATGAATTGTAGATATGGATTTAATTGGAGAATTTAACTCAGAATTTACAATAACAGGTGGAGAAGTTTATAATGCAGTAAATGATTTAGTTAAGTATGAAGGGCCAAAAATCAACGAAATTCAAAACTTTTTGAAAAGTAATAATATTCAAACATACATAGAAAAAGAAAGCCTTTTTGTTAAAGGAATTTCAGCTCATGGAAGTTTACCTTTTAAAGGAGTTGCAGCATCATCGTGATTGCTAAAAGCAATTAATGAGGTTGGAATAAATCACCCACTTGCTTTATTTATTTCTAAATACTTTCATTTAAATTATGATATGAGTGATATCTTTGGTGATTTAACAGATGAAACTGGTTCTCTTACTACTTGCAATGGTATTATAAATGTTTCTAAAAAAGATTTTAGATTTACTTTAAATTTTAGGGTTCCATGTACAAAAGACCCTCAAAAAGATATTATGGATGTCTTAAATAATTCTGTAAAAAATTATAATTTAAAAACTAAATTAATTTCAATTGAAGATAGAGTATATTTTCCAAAAGATAGTGATGTTGTAAAAAATATTATGCAAGTTTATAGAGAAGTCACAGGAGATAATAATGCTGAACCAATTGCAATTGGTGGAGGTACTTTTGCTAAATCAATGCCAAATATGATAGCTTTTGGAGCAGAATTTGATTTAAATGAATCAACAATGCATGCTTATAATGAATATGTAAAAATTGATGACTTAAAAAAAATGATGGAAATTTATGCAAAATCTTTAATTAAACTAACAAAATTTTAG
- a CDS encoding ferritin-like domain-containing protein — MLNKKIQKDLQKYIDEHAIMQNKCFNLSKNCNELGYPGFTHFFQVQAQDEFLHQRRIMNYLLGRNSTYIMNTLDLQYKNFDSIIEIIEEYKKCREHFALISNEFWVNAQSLKDIASVKFYEWFIIDFYEEISEINDLLDWIKMSNGNFYNIDKKLAKRENPDTELVVDPFSPHS; from the coding sequence ATGTTAAATAAAAAAATTCAAAAAGACTTACAAAAATATATTGATGAGCATGCAATAATGCAAAATAAATGCTTTAATTTAAGTAAAAATTGCAATGAACTAGGTTATCCAGGTTTCACACATTTTTTTCAAGTTCAGGCACAAGATGAATTCTTACATCAAAGAAGAATAATGAATTATCTTTTAGGAAGAAATTCAACTTATATAATGAATACACTTGATTTACAATATAAAAATTTTGATTCAATTATTGAAATTATTGAAGAATATAAGAAATGTAGGGAGCATTTTGCATTAATTTCTAATGAATTTTGAGTAAATGCTCAATCTTTAAAAGATATTGCTTCTGTTAAATTTTATGAATGATTCATTATTGATTTTTATGAAGAAATTTCAGAAATAAATGATTTGTTAGATTGGATTAAAATGTCAAATGGCAATTTTTATAACATTGATAAAAAATTAGCAAAAAGAGAAAATCCTGATACAGAATTAGTTGTCGATCCATTTTCACCTCATAGTTAA
- the rpsB gene encoding 30S ribosomal protein S2, translating to MAKDLTREQLWDAGAQFGHQTKRWNPKMKPYIYGAKNKNHIIDLQQTIWRLEDVKKIVTSIGQRKEKIIFVGTKRSAKSAVKEAALRSGNFFVNSRWLGGTLTNMKTISLRIKTLWDIENEEKTGKINLRPKKEQILIKKEKAKLEKSLGGIKQMHKLPAAMFVVDPKTDEIAVKEARKLRIPVIAICDTNVDPDMVDYVIPANDDIQESVNIITNYVVDVYADAAGIKMQPSNLKIIAPKKEDRPVRDENRSFSNRGERDSKYSGPKKTFDKRPESKEVAKQEKVGEE from the coding sequence ATGGCAAAAGACTTAACAAGAGAACAGCTTTGAGATGCTGGAGCGCAATTTGGTCATCAAACAAAACGCTGAAATCCAAAAATGAAACCATACATTTATGGTGCAAAAAATAAAAATCATATTATTGATTTACAACAAACAATTTGAAGATTGGAAGATGTTAAAAAAATTGTAACTTCAATTGGTCAAAGAAAAGAAAAAATTATTTTTGTTGGTACAAAAAGAAGCGCAAAGAGTGCTGTTAAAGAAGCAGCATTAAGAAGTGGAAATTTCTTTGTAAACTCAAGATGGCTTGGTGGAACTCTTACTAACATGAAAACTATTTCATTAAGAATTAAAACTTTATGAGATATCGAAAATGAAGAAAAAACAGGAAAAATTAATTTAAGACCTAAAAAGGAACAAATTTTAATTAAAAAAGAAAAAGCAAAATTGGAAAAATCTTTAGGTGGAATTAAACAAATGCATAAATTGCCTGCAGCAATGTTTGTAGTTGATCCAAAAACAGATGAAATTGCTGTTAAAGAAGCAAGAAAATTGAGAATCCCTGTAATTGCAATTTGTGATACTAATGTTGATCCAGATATGGTTGACTATGTAATTCCAGCAAATGATGATATTCAAGAATCAGTTAATATAATTACAAATTATGTAGTTGATGTTTATGCTGATGCAGCAGGAATTAAAATGCAACCAAGTAATTTAAAAATAATTGCTCCTAAAAAAGAAGATAGACCTGTAAGAGATGAAAATAGATCTTTTTCAAATAGAGGAGAAAGAGATTCAAAATACTCAGGTCCAAAAAAAACTTTTGATAAAAGACCAGAATCAAAAGAAGTTGCAAAACAAGAAAAAGTTGGGGAGGAATAA
- the tsf gene encoding translation elongation factor Ts, whose translation MAVTPQLIKELREITSAGMMDCKKALETTEGNIDEAIVWLRENGLAKAAKKADRVAAEGVAFAKANDKKAIIFEVNSETDFVSKNDKFMSLIEDISNSLLNSNASTLEEALNVKLSTNQSIAEACVEATATIGEKIELRRMETTENGVLSIYNHANKRIAVLLKFDGSISNEDAYNICMHVAAMAPKYLSSDEVPQEFKDQEMHIIKETTDLSDKPANVAENILKGKLNKRIAEVTLLEQLFVIDDKQTVGNFIKSKNSTLVKMFRFEVGEGIEKVTTDFAAEVAAQLKGN comes from the coding sequence ATGGCAGTTACACCACAATTAATTAAAGAATTAAGAGAAATAACATCAGCTGGTATGATGGACTGTAAAAAAGCTTTAGAAACTACTGAAGGAAATATTGATGAGGCAATTGTTTGATTAAGAGAAAATGGTCTTGCAAAAGCAGCTAAAAAAGCAGATAGAGTTGCAGCAGAAGGAGTTGCTTTTGCAAAAGCAAATGATAAAAAAGCAATAATTTTTGAAGTTAATTCTGAAACAGATTTTGTTTCTAAAAATGATAAATTTATGTCTCTTATTGAAGATATTTCAAATTCTTTATTAAATTCAAATGCGTCTACTTTAGAAGAAGCATTAAATGTAAAATTATCAACCAATCAATCAATAGCTGAAGCTTGTGTAGAAGCAACAGCAACAATTGGGGAAAAAATTGAATTAAGAAGAATGGAAACTACTGAAAATGGAGTTTTATCAATTTACAATCATGCCAATAAAAGAATTGCAGTTCTTTTAAAATTTGATGGGTCAATCTCAAATGAAGATGCATATAATATTTGTATGCATGTTGCTGCTATGGCACCAAAATATCTTTCATCTGATGAAGTTCCTCAAGAATTTAAAGATCAAGAAATGCATATTATAAAAGAAACAACAGATTTATCAGATAAACCTGCAAATGTAGCAGAAAACATTTTAAAAGGTAAATTAAATAAAAGAATTGCAGAAGTAACATTATTAGAACAATTATTTGTTATAGATGATAAACAAACAGTGGGAAATTTTATTAAATCAAAAAATTCAACTTTGGTAAAAATGTTTAGATTTGAAGTTGGGGAAGGAATTGAAAAAGTAACTACTGATTTTGCAGCAGAAGTTGCTGCTCAATTAAAGGGGAATTAG
- a CDS encoding energy-coupled thiamine transporter ThiT, whose amino-acid sequence MNKKVILNIIFSLIRMILFFGVAIWLNIETKNNADAVENLASVIFTTILILILLLLFNILATILNVYSEITNKKSYIIISLLALNIENLFFIKLNFYQKHNFMKWKTLDIAMIGLLLALFCSINLITDIIPPMPFFVTLSFKFLPLFFGAYILTFSQTTLLCFIAAIFTFIFPGTYKISFEQWLFDYFFTVFSPFIASCLKPIKNNKKIFETVDWLIFITVPLLMIYLSRVVAGALFWFENAWAGFGSWGYSLIFNSFNTIFDYILLIVLVPPMCITLDFIKYKMKSFHNNEILEDKSNIIKDKD is encoded by the coding sequence ATGAATAAAAAAGTTATATTAAATATTATTTTTTCATTAATTAGAATGATATTATTTTTTGGAGTAGCAATTTGATTAAATATTGAAACAAAAAATAATGCAGATGCTGTTGAAAATTTGGCTTCTGTTATATTTACAACTATTCTAATTTTAATATTATTATTGTTATTTAATATTTTAGCAACAATTTTAAATGTCTATTCTGAGATTACAAATAAAAAATCATATATCATAATTTCATTATTAGCTCTTAATATAGAAAATTTATTTTTTATAAAATTAAATTTTTATCAAAAACATAATTTTATGAAATGAAAAACTTTAGATATTGCAATGATAGGTTTATTATTAGCATTATTTTGTTCAATAAATTTGATTACAGATATAATACCACCAATGCCTTTTTTTGTTACATTATCTTTTAAATTTTTACCTTTATTTTTTGGAGCATATATTTTAACTTTTAGTCAAACCACACTATTATGCTTTATTGCAGCAATATTTACTTTTATTTTTCCAGGCACATATAAAATATCATTTGAACAATGATTATTTGATTATTTTTTTACTGTTTTTAGTCCTTTTATTGCAAGTTGCTTAAAACCAATTAAAAATAATAAAAAAATTTTCGAAACTGTAGATTGATTAATTTTTATTACAGTTCCTTTATTAATGATATATTTGTCAAGAGTTGTTGCTGGTGCATTATTTTGATTTGAAAATGCTTGAGCTGGTTTTGGTTCATGAGGCTATTCATTGATTTTCAATTCTTTTAATACAATTTTTGATTATATTTTATTAATAGTTTTAGTTCCCCCAATGTGTATAACATTGGATTTCATAAAATACAAAATGAAATCATTTCATAATAATGAAATATTAGAAGATAAAAGTAATATTATTAAGGATAAAGATTAA
- the pyrH gene encoding UMP kinase codes for MALKFKRVLLKISGEALKGNDDIYAKDKLDDVAKQIINLSKEGLQVGVVIGGGNIWRGKLAGTLELHRIEADYMGMLATIMNALAFEATLRKLGFDKVKVYSSLEIKTVTSSYNYRNAREKLEEGYIVIFAGGTGYSYFTTDTGACIRAIEIKADALLMAKNGTKGVYDSDPNINPKAKFLENLTHDDLVVKNLQVMDSTAAMLSRDGKLEIVVFDMNGKDNIVKVAHGNLEATKIN; via the coding sequence ATGGCACTAAAATTTAAAAGAGTTTTATTGAAAATTTCTGGTGAAGCTTTGAAGGGAAATGATGATATTTATGCAAAAGATAAATTAGATGATGTTGCAAAACAAATCATAAATCTTTCAAAAGAAGGTCTTCAAGTTGGAGTTGTAATTGGAGGAGGAAATATTTGAAGAGGTAAATTAGCAGGTACTTTAGAATTACATAGAATTGAAGCTGACTATATGGGCATGCTTGCAACAATTATGAATGCTTTGGCTTTTGAAGCTACTCTTAGGAAGTTAGGTTTCGATAAAGTAAAAGTTTATTCATCTTTAGAAATAAAAACTGTAACAAGTTCTTATAATTATAGAAATGCAAGAGAAAAACTTGAAGAGGGTTATATTGTAATTTTTGCGGGAGGTACCGGATATAGTTATTTTACAACTGACACAGGAGCTTGTATAAGAGCTATTGAAATAAAAGCGGATGCTTTATTAATGGCAAAAAATGGAACAAAAGGCGTTTATGATTCAGATCCAAACATAAATCCAAAAGCAAAATTTTTAGAAAATTTAACGCATGATGACTTAGTTGTTAAAAATTTACAAGTAATGGATTCAACAGCTGCAATGTTATCAAGAGATGGAAAATTGGAAATAGTTGTATTTGATATGAATGGAAAAGATAATATAGTAAAAGTTGCACATGGTAATTTAGAAGCAACAAAAATTAATTAG
- the frr gene encoding ribosome recycling factor has protein sequence MQKEILEMTELDMQETIEHFKDYLLKIRTGRANSNMLSSVMVDFYGTLTPINQTSQISSPEPQQLVIKPYDRSQIANVVAGINKAALGLNPIGEGDLIRINIPPLTEEIRKDLVKKMLKELEQFKIRVRNVRRDSNDKIKKDNSIPEDAKKDLENEIQKLTDKYISLLDQFSKEKEKELMKI, from the coding sequence ATGCAAAAAGAAATATTAGAAATGACAGAACTAGATATGCAAGAAACTATTGAGCATTTCAAAGATTATTTATTAAAAATAAGAACAGGTAGAGCAAATTCAAATATGTTAAGTAGTGTAATGGTTGATTTTTATGGAACATTAACACCTATAAATCAAACATCACAAATTTCTTCTCCTGAACCACAACAATTAGTAATTAAACCATATGATAGAAGCCAAATTGCAAATGTTGTTGCAGGAATTAATAAAGCAGCATTAGGATTAAATCCAATTGGTGAAGGTGATTTAATTAGAATTAATATTCCACCATTAACCGAAGAAATTAGAAAAGATTTAGTTAAAAAAATGTTAAAGGAATTAGAGCAATTTAAAATTAGAGTTAGAAATGTTAGAAGAGATTCAAATGATAAGATAAAAAAAGATAATTCTATTCCTGAGGATGCAAAAAAAGATTTGGAAAATGAAATTCAAAAATTGACAGATAAATATATTTCTCTACTTGATCAATTTTCAAAAGAAAAAGAAAAAGAATTAATGAAAATATAA
- a CDS encoding phosphatase PAP2 family protein, translated as MFIENLYTKDEGFGIGNDALLLLPMEYRIIIAWSIISFTSIIICFCFYYLRFKFPKRNDIFIQEYWLDSIKGLLFIFLCYLMIAFFKPLFGRPYYYSVIFNDILTEYLPKNWIYDSSKYIWGSGIDGTGNVEYKNWWEINDFLENLKYWFSDTAHLFQTDGWINQDFPSGHTISTFCVATIMFLFVNQQKNRELTKIKISIIWIWFTFILFSMKFSLVVAMTHWWTDFEFSTLFGLLMFYLISKIVDSTWNGILIKIKK; from the coding sequence TTGTTTATTGAAAATTTATATACAAAGGATGAGGGATTTGGAATTGGAAATGATGCTCTTTTGCTTTTACCAATGGAATACAGAATTATAATTGCATGATCAATTATTTCATTTACTTCAATAATTATTTGTTTTTGTTTTTATTATTTAAGATTTAAATTTCCAAAAAGAAATGATATTTTTATTCAAGAGTATTGATTAGATAGTATAAAAGGTTTGCTTTTTATTTTCTTATGCTATTTAATGATTGCATTTTTTAAACCACTTTTTGGAAGACCATATTATTATTCAGTTATATTCAATGATATATTAACTGAGTATTTACCAAAAAACTGAATTTATGATAGTAGTAAATATATATGAGGCTCAGGAATTGATGGTACAGGAAATGTAGAATATAAAAATTGATGAGAAATTAATGATTTTTTAGAAAATCTAAAATATTGATTTAGTGACACAGCACATTTATTTCAAACAGATGGTTGAATTAATCAAGATTTTCCTTCAGGTCATACAATTTCAACTTTTTGTGTCGCTACAATTATGTTTTTATTTGTAAATCAACAAAAAAATAGAGAATTGACAAAAATTAAAATTTCAATTATTTGAATATGATTTACTTTTATATTATTTTCAATGAAATTTTCACTAGTTGTCGCAATGACCCATTGGTGAACTGATTTTGAATTCTCAACTTTATTTGGTCTTTTAATGTTTTATTTAATTTCGAAAATAGTTGATTCAACTTGAAATGGAATTCTAATTAAAATAAAAAAATAA
- a CDS encoding methylated-DNA--[protein]-cysteine S-methyltransferase codes for MWKKIIEIKNEETIYYSELAQKLNLRNSTRAIASSVSKNLILLLISSHRVISKNKNIINFRFGSEIKKWLLFLEN; via the coding sequence GTGTGAAAAAAAATTATAGAAATTAAAAATGAAGAAACAATATATTATAGCGAACTTGCACAAAAATTAAATTTAAGAAATTCAACAAGAGCTATTGCATCATCTGTTAGTAAAAATTTAATTTTATTATTAATTTCATCTCACAGAGTTATATCAAAAAATAAAAATATAATTAATTTTAGATTTGGAAGTGAAATTAAAAAATGACTTTTATTTCTTGAAAATTAG